Proteins encoded by one window of Thermobaculum terrenum ATCC BAA-798:
- a CDS encoding ABC transporter ATP-binding protein produces MMGALIDVQGLTKSYGRNRGIVDLTFQVEEGEIFGFLGPNGAGKTTTIRTLMGFLRPSAGRATIAGLDCWAQSTAVKRLVGYLPSEFAFDPGMTGAQILSYLGHLRGGVDRRYVAALCDRLDFDPGKRFREYSRGNRQKLGIIQAFMHRPRLLILDEPTGGLDPLNQQEFYRILREVQAEGATVFLSSHILPEVEHTCQRVGIVRDGRLVEINEVEQLKRLRQQTVVVTFGRQVPSEEFASLPEVEDLKVERDGRELHLHVRGGDLSAVIRKAAEYNAQNLTVQEPSLEEIFMRFYEPEGVGARA; encoded by the coding sequence ATGATGGGAGCGCTGATTGATGTCCAGGGGTTGACCAAGAGCTATGGCCGCAACAGGGGTATCGTCGACCTGACGTTCCAGGTCGAGGAGGGCGAGATCTTCGGCTTCCTTGGGCCCAACGGTGCGGGCAAGACCACGACCATCCGCACGCTGATGGGGTTCCTGCGGCCGTCGGCCGGCAGGGCGACGATCGCGGGGCTGGACTGCTGGGCGCAGTCGACGGCCGTCAAGCGGCTGGTGGGCTACCTGCCATCGGAGTTCGCGTTCGACCCCGGGATGACGGGGGCGCAGATCCTCTCGTACCTGGGGCACCTGCGAGGCGGGGTGGATCGCCGGTACGTCGCGGCGCTCTGCGACCGGCTGGACTTCGACCCCGGCAAGCGCTTCCGGGAGTACTCGAGGGGCAACCGGCAGAAGCTGGGGATCATCCAGGCGTTCATGCACAGGCCCCGCCTGCTCATCCTGGATGAGCCCACGGGAGGGCTCGACCCGCTCAACCAGCAGGAGTTCTACCGCATCCTGCGGGAGGTGCAGGCGGAGGGCGCCACGGTGTTCCTCTCCTCGCACATCCTGCCGGAGGTGGAGCACACCTGCCAGAGGGTGGGCATCGTGCGCGATGGGCGCCTGGTGGAGATCAACGAGGTGGAGCAGCTCAAGAGGCTCCGCCAGCAGACGGTGGTCGTGACGTTCGGCAGGCAGGTGCCCTCGGAGGAGTTCGCCTCCCTGCCGGAGGTGGAGGACCTGAAGGTGGAGCGAGATGGCCGGGAGCTGCACCTGCACGTGCGGGGCGGCGACCTGAGCGCCGTCATCCGGAAGGCCGCTGAGTACAACGCCCAGAACCTCACGGTCCAGGAGCCCAGCCTAGAGGAGATCTTCATGCGCTTCTATGAGCCCGAGGGCGTGGGCGCGCGTGCATAA
- a CDS encoding TetR/AcrR family transcriptional regulator: MDEQASTRGRRRLDARRRRERAERILDAATSLAERWGFDKTTMEDIAREAGVAKGTIYHHWSSREDLFICVLLREWLQMVEELQAQVREDPEGLTLHGLVKYSVLATVRRPLPRALLLTDSRTLGSIARHEYLREGSLMRRRMDFLRDLLVFLREEGMVRTDLSLEDVLHTLGAICIGFMTVEHFWPEGVTIPLERQCDLLAEATRRTLETGHQPTPEHRQRLSRFLEERLGQMVTMVRAYLQQHLEEVDDGSAD; this comes from the coding sequence ATGGACGAGCAGGCGAGTACCCGCGGCAGGCGCAGGCTGGATGCCCGCAGGCGCAGGGAGCGTGCCGAGCGCATCCTCGACGCGGCGACCTCCCTGGCCGAGCGCTGGGGATTCGATAAGACGACCATGGAGGATATCGCACGGGAGGCCGGCGTCGCCAAGGGCACGATCTACCACCACTGGAGCAGCCGCGAGGACCTCTTTATCTGTGTGCTGCTGCGCGAGTGGCTGCAGATGGTCGAGGAGCTCCAGGCCCAGGTGCGGGAGGATCCCGAGGGGCTGACCCTCCATGGCCTGGTGAAGTACAGCGTGCTGGCGACCGTTCGACGGCCCCTGCCTCGGGCCCTGCTCCTGACGGACTCCCGCACGCTGGGGAGCATTGCGCGTCACGAGTACCTGCGAGAGGGCTCGCTCATGCGCCGGCGGATGGACTTCCTGCGGGACCTGCTGGTGTTCCTGCGGGAGGAGGGCATGGTCCGCACGGACCTCTCGCTGGAGGATGTGCTGCACACGCTGGGGGCGATCTGCATCGGCTTCATGACGGTGGAGCACTTCTGGCCCGAGGGCGTGACCATCCCGCTTGAGAGGCAGTGCGATCTGCTGGCGGAGGCCACGCGGCGCACACTGGAGACGGGGCACCAGCCGACTCCGGAGCACCGGCAGAGGCTGTCCCGCTTCCTGGAGGAGCGCCTGGGCCAGATGGTCACTATGGTGAGGGCATACCTGCAACAGCATCTAGAGGAGGTGGATGATGGGAGCGCTGATTGA
- a CDS encoding DNA-3-methyladenine glycosylase family protein — MWVERWIVPNGPLRLAHALLYLRTSPSAVLEKVTEDACRRALRINERAVLLQVRQEGQGVRVTLWGDALDDATVAAAEAEVRRIFLLDEDPGAFYREVPLRDRVLGRVMEDYLWARPVLIADPLEALMWAIIGQQVNVAFARKLKARLVELCGSVLEVDGERYWVFPPAWRIADLPEDLLRGNQFSRQKARYILGLARAVASGELDLRALGVLPVEEAIAELVRFLGVGRWTAEYVLMRGLGRADVIPAADLGLRAVMGRHYLGGRVATEAEVREISAAWSPWRAWGAWLWWLHLQVTRGV, encoded by the coding sequence ATGTGGGTCGAGAGGTGGATTGTCCCCAATGGGCCCCTGCGGCTGGCTCATGCGTTGCTGTACCTGCGCACTTCGCCCTCGGCGGTGCTGGAGAAGGTGACGGAGGATGCCTGCAGGCGGGCTCTTCGTATTAATGAAAGAGCGGTGCTGCTGCAGGTGCGACAGGAAGGGCAGGGCGTGCGGGTGACCCTCTGGGGCGACGCGCTGGACGATGCGACCGTGGCGGCCGCTGAGGCCGAGGTGAGGCGCATCTTCCTGCTGGACGAGGATCCTGGGGCCTTCTACCGCGAGGTGCCCCTCAGGGATAGGGTGCTGGGCCGGGTGATGGAGGACTACCTCTGGGCGCGGCCCGTGCTGATCGCGGATCCTCTGGAGGCGCTGATGTGGGCGATCATCGGCCAGCAGGTGAACGTGGCGTTCGCGCGCAAGCTGAAGGCCCGTCTGGTGGAGCTGTGTGGGAGTGTCCTGGAGGTGGATGGCGAGCGGTACTGGGTCTTCCCGCCGGCGTGGAGGATCGCCGATCTGCCTGAGGACCTGCTGAGGGGCAACCAGTTCAGCCGGCAGAAGGCCCGCTATATACTGGGGCTGGCGAGGGCTGTGGCCTCGGGGGAGCTGGACCTGCGGGCGCTGGGTGTCCTCCCCGTGGAGGAGGCGATCGCGGAGCTCGTGCGGTTCCTCGGAGTGGGCAGGTGGACCGCGGAGTACGTCCTGATGCGGGGGCTGGGGAGAGCCGATGTGATCCCTGCGGCGGACCTGGGCCTGCGGGCGGTCATGGGGCGGCACTACCTGGGCGGCAGGGTAGCGACGGAGGCGGAGGTGAGGGAGATCTCCGCGGCGTGGAGTCCCTGGAGGGCCTGGGGGGCATGGCTGTGGTGGCTGCACCTGCAGGTGACCAGAGGGGTGTAG
- a CDS encoding GlsB/YeaQ/YmgE family stress response membrane protein, with amino-acid sequence MPLVILLIIALIVFAVIILIASSLIGLIFTLIVAGIVGWIADMIVPGELPYGWLGAIAAGLLGSLIGGLLLGNLGPEIGGISVIPALVGAIILAFLLEWIGQRRRA; translated from the coding sequence ATGCCACTGGTAATCCTGCTCATCATAGCGCTGATCGTGTTCGCGGTGATCATCCTCATCGCCAGCAGCCTGATCGGCCTGATCTTCACGCTGATCGTTGCAGGCATCGTGGGATGGATCGCCGACATGATAGTCCCAGGGGAGCTGCCCTACGGCTGGCTGGGCGCTATCGCGGCGGGGCTGCTCGGCAGCCTCATCGGTGGCCTGCTGCTGGGGAACCTGGGACCTGAGATAGGCGGGATCAGCGTCATCCCCGCGCTGGTGGGCGCCATCATCCTGGCGTTCCTGCTGGAGTGGATCGGCCAGCGAAGGCGCGCCTAG
- a CDS encoding SH3 domain-containing protein: MYRRLSLLVLLCLLLVACGGRGGSPTPTVGSSPDPTSSAGPQASPAPSPTAAASVGQPSPTPTEVASPEPSPTARPSESPAPSPTPTAVASPKPSPTSVPSPTPTRPPGDEQAGCQPARARALYVTSDSGLNLRAEPSTEADILLTMPLGAQVRAICQISVDGESWYKVRYEGHLGYAYANLLTDEEPQPPKPAPTIHVPRGRAASWMDNTILLGMYGRSFGVAPILGRVGLYRNLDDMARDVQRFEAQMRPYIGDKQVRPEIHLIYAMAVPCWGDSDCLSYLDDTGVDIVNTYIKPAQELGWLVVLDTQLGSSNPVEQVQRMIDKGYLKYDNVQVALDPEFHVVPGHDRPGIPVGSIDGSQVNAVQQMLNDYVRREGLPHKKVLIVHQFLESMIQNKDTIRLYPEVDLIIDADGLGAPYIKTFKYNLFTDSSRYPFVRYRGIKLFPEGPSTTEGHFDTPLMTMRQVFGYAPVPGGIRMHVPPDLLIFA, encoded by the coding sequence ATGTACCGTAGACTTTCCTTGCTAGTGCTGTTGTGCCTGCTGCTGGTGGCCTGTGGCGGCAGGGGAGGATCCCCCACCCCGACGGTCGGCAGCTCGCCCGACCCCACAAGCTCCGCCGGCCCCCAGGCATCGCCCGCACCTTCGCCGACGGCTGCAGCCTCCGTGGGGCAGCCCTCGCCGACGCCCACAGAGGTCGCCAGCCCCGAGCCCTCACCCACCGCTCGCCCCAGCGAGAGCCCTGCGCCCTCGCCCACACCCACCGCGGTGGCGAGCCCGAAGCCCAGCCCCACAAGCGTCCCCTCGCCGACGCCCACCAGGCCCCCCGGCGACGAGCAGGCGGGATGCCAGCCCGCCAGGGCCCGGGCACTGTACGTCACATCCGACAGCGGCCTCAACCTGAGGGCAGAGCCCAGCACCGAGGCCGACATCCTGCTCACGATGCCCCTCGGGGCACAGGTGCGCGCCATCTGCCAGATATCGGTCGACGGAGAGTCCTGGTACAAAGTGCGCTACGAGGGTCACCTGGGGTACGCCTACGCCAACCTGCTCACCGACGAAGAGCCGCAGCCTCCCAAGCCCGCGCCCACCATACATGTGCCCAGGGGCAGGGCCGCCTCCTGGATGGATAACACCATCCTGTTGGGGATGTATGGCCGGTCCTTCGGGGTGGCACCCATCCTGGGACGCGTAGGCCTGTACCGCAACCTGGACGACATGGCTCGCGACGTCCAGCGCTTCGAGGCGCAGATGCGCCCCTACATAGGCGACAAGCAGGTGCGCCCCGAGATACACCTCATCTACGCGATGGCGGTGCCCTGCTGGGGCGACAGCGACTGCCTGTCGTACCTGGACGACACGGGCGTAGACATCGTCAACACGTACATCAAGCCCGCCCAGGAGCTCGGCTGGCTGGTGGTGCTCGACACCCAGCTGGGCAGCTCCAACCCCGTCGAGCAGGTGCAGCGGATGATCGACAAGGGCTACCTCAAGTACGACAACGTCCAGGTGGCGCTGGATCCCGAGTTCCACGTGGTGCCCGGGCACGACCGACCGGGCATCCCCGTGGGGTCCATCGATGGCTCCCAGGTCAACGCCGTCCAGCAGATGCTCAACGACTACGTCCGTCGCGAGGGCCTGCCCCACAAGAAGGTGCTGATCGTGCACCAGTTCCTGGAGTCGATGATCCAGAACAAGGACACCATCCGGCTGTACCCCGAGGTGGACCTCATCATCGACGCCGACGGTCTGGGCGCGCCCTACATCAAGACGTTCAAGTACAACCTCTTCACCGACAGCTCGCGCTACCCATTCGTGCGCTACAGGGGCATCAAGCTGTTCCCCGAGGGACCATCCACCACCGAGGGACACTTCGACACCCCTCTGATGACGATGCGCCAGGTGTTCGGGTACGCCCCCGTGCCGGGAGGCATCCGGATGCACGTCCCACCCGACCTGCTCATATTCGCCTGA